Proteins co-encoded in one Opitutus terrae PB90-1 genomic window:
- a CDS encoding glycosyltransferase family 9 protein: MAFPDPRPLRLLVIRYRFIGDTVLAIPFLRNLRRAFPQAVIDVLAEPVSGDTLAHCPYKNELLYFAPRAKAASPHPRSLLACARLLRARHYDRVYILRRSFSSAILPLLARIPHRVGFATEGRRWLLQRSTPYPDKHEVECFLDVLRADDIPVTDTCNENWSDPVVDARVQARLREQADAVAPGPVARHVFVCAKSVFSPKDWAPDRFAAVIAWLIHERGCVVHFCDAPANTPYYRDILAQLPAATQRACHDWSRELPIREVGSLLRAMHLALGIDTGLLHIAASFHVPVVALFGPLEPWRWHPWDTAHTVLRPQDVSGERPLLRLSVAEVQAAIDPHLVLRPSAS, translated from the coding sequence ATGGCGTTTCCCGATCCGCGCCCGTTGCGCCTTCTGGTGATCCGCTACCGGTTCATCGGCGACACGGTTTTGGCGATCCCGTTTCTGCGCAATCTCCGTCGCGCGTTCCCGCAGGCCGTGATCGACGTGCTCGCCGAGCCCGTGTCGGGCGACACGCTCGCGCACTGCCCGTACAAAAACGAACTGCTTTACTTCGCCCCGCGCGCCAAAGCCGCGTCGCCGCACCCACGCAGTTTGCTCGCCTGCGCGCGTCTGCTGCGCGCGCGCCACTACGACCGCGTCTACATTTTACGCCGCTCGTTCTCGAGCGCGATCCTGCCGCTGCTTGCGCGTATTCCGCACCGCGTCGGGTTCGCCACCGAGGGCCGGCGCTGGCTGCTGCAGCGCAGCACGCCCTATCCCGACAAGCACGAGGTCGAATGTTTCCTCGATGTGCTGCGCGCCGACGACATTCCAGTCACCGACACATGCAACGAAAACTGGAGCGATCCCGTGGTCGACGCGCGCGTGCAGGCGCGCCTGCGCGAACAAGCCGACGCGGTCGCGCCGGGGCCGGTCGCACGGCACGTGTTCGTCTGCGCAAAATCCGTGTTTTCGCCGAAAGACTGGGCGCCCGACCGCTTCGCAGCGGTGATCGCGTGGCTGATCCATGAACGTGGCTGCGTCGTCCACTTCTGCGACGCGCCCGCGAATACACCTTACTATCGCGACATCCTCGCGCAGTTGCCCGCCGCGACGCAGCGAGCGTGCCACGACTGGAGCCGCGAGCTTCCCATCCGCGAGGTGGGCTCGCTGCTGCGCGCGATGCATCTCGCGCTGGGGATCGACACCGGCCTGCTCCACATCGCCGCCTCGTTTCACGTGCCGGTCGTCGCGTTGTTCGGTCCGCTCGAACCTTGGCGCTGGCATCCGTGGGACACCGCCCACACGGTGCTCCGGCCACAGGACGTTTCGGGTGAGCGTCCACTGCTTCGGCTCTCCGTCGCCGAGGTCCAAGCCGCGATCGATCCTCATCTCGTTCTCCGCCCCTCTGCGTCCTAG
- a CDS encoding DNA-directed RNA polymerase subunit omega, giving the protein MRDDYIKDALKVIPDPNLLINVVSRRVKQLRRGNRPLVESLEKLSSEDVALREIIEGKISFEVGEN; this is encoded by the coding sequence ATGCGAGACGACTACATCAAAGATGCGCTCAAGGTCATTCCCGATCCGAACCTGCTGATCAACGTGGTTTCACGCCGGGTCAAGCAGCTGCGCCGGGGCAACCGCCCGCTGGTGGAGTCGCTGGAAAAGCTCTCGTCGGAAGACGTGGCGCTGCGCGAAATCATCGAAGGCAAGATCAGCTTCGAGGTCGGCGAGAACTGA
- the cutA gene encoding divalent-cation tolerance protein CutA produces the protein MFIAWTTVAERADADRLATGAVARGLAACVQIDGPVVSHYRWQGQLEQAQELRLMFKCPASRLSQLEAYVLSEHPYDTPEWLAVPVERVGEKYLSWANASSTTPPL, from the coding sequence ATGTTCATCGCGTGGACCACGGTTGCCGAGCGGGCTGATGCCGACCGTCTAGCCACCGGTGCGGTGGCCCGTGGACTCGCCGCGTGCGTGCAAATCGACGGCCCGGTGGTTTCCCACTACCGCTGGCAGGGCCAGCTCGAGCAGGCTCAGGAACTGCGGCTGATGTTCAAGTGCCCGGCCAGCCGGCTGAGCCAGCTGGAGGCCTACGTGCTTTCCGAACATCCTTACGATACACCCGAGTGGCTCGCGGTGCCGGTGGAGCGTGTGGGCGAAAAATACTTGTCATGGGCCAACGCCAGCTCTACCACTCCGCCCCTTTAG
- a CDS encoding phage holin family protein has translation MTQLLLRWAVLAVGVALATKLVPGIRCDDAVTLVVVVVLLSLFNAVLKPVLLLFTLPFIVLTMGLGIIVINALLFLLVGRLVDGFHVASFWSAIGGALIVSVTNLLLGGLTRSQPRRRDEPPPPPTNRGGRERGKSDDVIDI, from the coding sequence ATGACTCAACTTCTGCTCCGCTGGGCCGTGCTGGCGGTGGGCGTGGCGCTGGCGACCAAACTGGTGCCGGGCATTCGCTGCGACGATGCGGTGACGCTGGTGGTGGTCGTCGTGCTCCTGAGCTTGTTCAACGCGGTGCTCAAGCCGGTGCTGCTGCTGTTCACGCTGCCGTTCATTGTGCTGACGATGGGGCTGGGGATCATCGTGATCAATGCCTTGTTGTTCCTGCTGGTGGGGCGGCTCGTGGATGGGTTTCACGTGGCGAGCTTCTGGTCGGCAATCGGCGGGGCGCTGATCGTGAGCGTGACAAACTTGCTCCTCGGCGGGCTGACGCGCTCGCAGCCAAGGCGCCGCGATGAACCGCCACCTCCGCCGACGAATCGCGGTGGTCGCGAACGCGGCAAGTCGGACGACGTGATCGATATCTGA
- a CDS encoding tRNA (cytidine(34)-2'-O)-methyltransferase: MIHVVLFQPEIAPNTGNVGRMCALTRSRLHLIHPLGFVINDRNLRRAGMDYWRALDVHEHRDWASFRASAVAPRRLWLFTTKSTRCFWDARFEDGDGLVFGNEGSGAPEWLHAEIGDEQRVTIPHANPELRSLNLSTAAGIATYEALRQVGLPTQSRAES; the protein is encoded by the coding sequence ATGATTCACGTGGTGCTGTTCCAGCCGGAGATCGCCCCGAACACGGGCAACGTTGGGCGAATGTGCGCGCTCACGCGCTCGCGGCTGCACCTCATTCATCCGCTGGGTTTCGTGATCAACGACCGCAATCTCCGGCGCGCGGGGATGGATTACTGGCGGGCGCTCGACGTGCACGAGCACCGCGATTGGGCGAGTTTCCGGGCGAGCGCGGTTGCGCCGCGGCGGCTGTGGCTGTTCACCACGAAGAGCACGCGGTGCTTTTGGGACGCGCGTTTCGAAGACGGCGACGGACTGGTGTTCGGCAACGAAGGCTCGGGGGCGCCGGAGTGGCTGCACGCGGAGATCGGCGATGAGCAGCGCGTCACCATTCCGCACGCGAATCCGGAGCTGCGTTCGCTCAACCTCAGCACGGCAGCCGGAATCGCGACGTATGAAGCGCTGCGGCAGGTCGGGCTGCCCACGCAGTCCAGAGCGGAGAGCTGA
- a CDS encoding DedA family protein: MVDLIRNLADFILHIDRHLAEIIASYGAWTYAILFLIIFAETGLVVTPFLPGDSLLFAAGAFCARPETGLDVHLMALCLFVAAVLGDTVNYWIGAKLGPAVFHREDSVFLRRKHLDRAHAFFEKYGGRAIILARFVPIVRTFVPFVAGIGQMTYPRFLAFNVVGGLVWIYFFTYAGFLFGNQPFVQRNFKLVIVAIIILSVIPMAVELIRSWRESRRGGVA; this comes from the coding sequence ATGGTCGACCTGATTCGGAATCTCGCGGATTTCATCCTCCACATCGATCGGCATCTCGCGGAGATCATCGCGAGCTACGGCGCGTGGACGTATGCGATCCTGTTCCTGATCATCTTCGCCGAGACCGGTCTGGTGGTTACGCCCTTTCTGCCCGGCGATTCGCTCTTGTTTGCCGCCGGAGCGTTCTGCGCCAGGCCGGAGACCGGCTTGGACGTGCACCTCATGGCGCTCTGCCTGTTCGTCGCCGCCGTTCTGGGGGACACGGTCAACTACTGGATCGGCGCCAAACTCGGCCCCGCGGTCTTTCATCGTGAAGACTCCGTGTTCCTGCGCCGCAAGCACCTCGATCGGGCCCATGCGTTTTTCGAAAAATACGGCGGCCGGGCGATTATCCTGGCGCGGTTCGTCCCGATCGTGCGCACGTTCGTGCCGTTCGTGGCGGGCATTGGACAGATGACCTACCCGCGCTTTCTGGCATTCAATGTCGTCGGCGGCCTCGTCTGGATCTACTTTTTCACCTACGCCGGCTTCCTGTTCGGCAATCAGCCTTTCGTGCAGAGGAACTTCAAGCTCGTGATCGTCGCCATCATCATCCTGTCGGTGATCCCCATGGCGGTGGAGCTGATTCGCAGCTGGCGCGAGAGTCGCCGCGGCGGCGTAGCCTAA
- a CDS encoding HDOD domain-containing protein, with protein sequence MNVVQYSIEPLLRVAQAFPATPRIMADLGRLLRDPGADLKDVVKLLKSDSALVARILRVANSAAIGAVEHVAAIEEAAALIGFREIHRLVGAVAIDQFSLATYPLYGVPGARLRANALFVALIMEELALTTRRDPHAAYTTGLLRSVGKLALEKLADPSARPFQPTPGADLVAWEKHTFGISANEATAAILHQWRFPAGICQAIARHFWPTDSGEPLADLLNLAASCTEQLGHGLPGEQRYWMESAAAFQRCGVDAEQCQRAVDRAALAFEQLSRMIG encoded by the coding sequence ATGAATGTTGTGCAGTATTCCATCGAACCGCTGCTGCGCGTCGCCCAAGCCTTTCCGGCTACGCCGCGGATCATGGCGGACCTCGGCCGGCTGCTCCGTGACCCGGGCGCGGATCTCAAGGACGTCGTGAAGCTGCTGAAAAGCGACAGCGCCCTTGTCGCGCGGATCCTCCGGGTTGCCAACAGCGCGGCCATCGGCGCGGTCGAACATGTCGCCGCGATCGAAGAGGCTGCCGCGCTGATCGGTTTTCGGGAGATCCATCGGTTGGTGGGCGCCGTCGCGATCGATCAGTTTTCGCTCGCCACCTACCCATTGTATGGAGTTCCGGGCGCACGGTTACGCGCCAACGCCCTGTTCGTCGCCCTCATCATGGAGGAGCTCGCGCTCACCACCCGACGGGATCCTCACGCCGCCTACACGACGGGACTCCTGCGCTCCGTGGGAAAGCTCGCGCTCGAGAAACTGGCGGATCCTTCCGCCCGGCCGTTTCAGCCCACGCCTGGCGCCGATCTGGTCGCATGGGAAAAACACACGTTTGGCATTTCCGCCAACGAGGCGACCGCCGCCATCCTTCACCAATGGCGGTTTCCGGCCGGCATCTGCCAGGCAATCGCCCGGCACTTCTGGCCGACGGACTCGGGCGAACCGCTGGCTGATTTACTCAACCTCGCCGCCAGCTGCACCGAGCAGCTCGGTCACGGATTGCCGGGCGAACAACGCTACTGGATGGAATCCGCCGCGGCATTTCAGCGCTGCGGTGTTGATGCAGAGCAGTGCCAGCGCGCGGTGGATCGTGCGGCGCTCGCGTTCGAACAGCTCAGCCGAATGATCGGCTGA
- the lpdA gene encoding dihydrolipoyl dehydrogenase, with the protein MAETVEYDLVVVGGGPAGYAGAIRAGQLGKRVACVEMERAGGTCLNWGCIPTKALLKSAELYQKMKKPETFGLSVKEVGFDFAKVMERSRGVAGQMAKGVEFLFRKNKVDYIVGRATVPAAGMVEITEGEQKGKFLKAKNVLIATGCKMRRLPDLPVDGARVMTSREALASKTLPKSIAIVGAGAIGVEFAYFYNAFGTQVTLVEMLPQILPVEDEEVAKLLHRAFEKQGIKIHVGTKCENFRVGKDSVKLNLVKGDKTEEIEVETVLSAIGVVANIEGVLGKNLKVELDRNYVKVGDDYQTNVKGIYAAGDIVGPPWLAHVATFEAVSAVNGMFGHGKPERVKNFPGCTYCQPQVASTGLTEKAAKEKGLAYKVGKFPFTASGKAVASAESEGFVKVISDAKTGEIYGAHIIGAEATELIAEYGLAVHLEATVEEIHQTIHAHPTLSEAVMEAAAATSGEAIHI; encoded by the coding sequence ATGGCTGAAACTGTTGAATACGATCTCGTCGTCGTCGGTGGCGGTCCCGCGGGTTACGCGGGTGCAATTCGCGCCGGCCAACTCGGCAAACGCGTGGCGTGCGTCGAAATGGAGCGAGCGGGTGGCACCTGCCTGAATTGGGGCTGCATTCCGACGAAGGCGCTTCTGAAGAGCGCGGAGCTCTACCAGAAGATGAAGAAGCCCGAGACGTTCGGACTGTCGGTGAAGGAGGTCGGTTTCGATTTCGCCAAAGTGATGGAGCGCTCCCGCGGCGTGGCCGGTCAGATGGCGAAGGGGGTCGAGTTCCTGTTCCGCAAGAACAAGGTCGACTACATCGTGGGCCGGGCGACCGTGCCGGCGGCGGGGATGGTGGAGATCACCGAAGGCGAGCAGAAGGGGAAGTTTCTCAAGGCGAAAAATGTTTTGATCGCGACCGGCTGCAAGATGCGCCGATTGCCTGATCTGCCGGTCGACGGCGCCCGGGTGATGACCTCGCGCGAGGCGCTGGCGAGCAAGACGCTGCCGAAGTCGATCGCGATCGTCGGCGCCGGTGCGATCGGCGTGGAGTTTGCGTATTTCTACAATGCGTTCGGCACGCAGGTGACGCTCGTCGAGATGCTACCGCAGATCCTGCCGGTGGAGGACGAGGAGGTGGCGAAATTGCTGCACCGTGCGTTCGAGAAGCAGGGCATCAAGATCCACGTCGGCACCAAGTGTGAGAATTTCCGCGTGGGGAAGGATTCGGTGAAGCTGAACCTCGTGAAGGGCGACAAGACCGAGGAGATCGAGGTCGAGACGGTGTTGTCCGCGATCGGCGTCGTAGCGAACATCGAGGGCGTGTTGGGCAAGAACCTGAAGGTGGAACTCGACCGCAACTACGTGAAGGTCGGCGACGACTACCAGACGAACGTGAAAGGAATCTACGCGGCCGGCGACATCGTTGGGCCGCCCTGGCTGGCGCACGTCGCGACGTTCGAGGCGGTCAGCGCGGTCAATGGCATGTTTGGACATGGCAAGCCGGAGCGGGTGAAGAATTTTCCCGGCTGCACGTATTGCCAGCCGCAGGTCGCGAGCACGGGCCTGACGGAGAAGGCGGCGAAGGAGAAGGGGCTGGCCTACAAGGTCGGCAAGTTTCCGTTCACCGCGTCCGGCAAGGCGGTGGCGTCAGCCGAGAGCGAAGGCTTCGTCAAGGTGATCAGCGATGCGAAGACCGGCGAGATCTACGGCGCGCACATCATCGGCGCCGAGGCGACCGAGCTGATTGCCGAATACGGACTGGCCGTGCACCTCGAGGCGACGGTCGAGGAGATTCATCAGACGATCCACGCGCATCCGACGCTCAGTGAAGCCGTGATGGAAGCCGCCGCCGCGACGAGCGGCGAGGCAATCCATATCTGA
- the smpB gene encoding SsrA-binding protein SmpB: MAAANKDARRYTEIRNAKALRDYFVDERFEAGIQLHGTEVKSIRAGRAQISDAFGRVEKGELWLHNAHIEQYAFGNIYNHDAKRVRKLLLHRHQVRKIQQALDSGGRALIPLRMYLKEALVKVEVALCTGKKLFDKRETLKKKAELRDVDKAMKQFRR, translated from the coding sequence ATGGCCGCCGCCAACAAAGACGCCCGTCGCTACACCGAGATCCGCAACGCTAAGGCGCTGCGCGACTATTTCGTGGACGAACGTTTCGAGGCCGGAATCCAGTTGCACGGCACCGAGGTGAAGTCGATCCGAGCCGGGCGCGCGCAGATCAGCGACGCCTTTGGCCGCGTGGAGAAAGGCGAGCTGTGGCTCCACAACGCCCATATCGAGCAGTACGCGTTCGGCAACATCTACAATCACGACGCCAAGCGCGTGCGGAAGCTCCTGCTGCACCGTCATCAGGTCCGCAAGATCCAGCAGGCGCTCGATTCCGGCGGCCGCGCGCTGATTCCGCTGCGGATGTATCTCAAGGAAGCGCTCGTGAAGGTGGAGGTCGCCCTCTGCACGGGCAAGAAGCTCTTCGACAAGCGCGAGACCCTGAAGAAAAAGGCCGAGCTGCGCGACGTCGATAAGGCGATGAAACAGTTCCGACGCTGA
- a CDS encoding ABC transporter ATP-binding protein gives MPSPILELHDVKTHFPVRQGFVFKREIGTVKAVDGVSLSIARGEVLGLVGESGCGKSTLARTILQLVPTTSGTVVLEGRNLTHASAAEVREIRRDLQMVFQDPYASLNPRMTVYATLAEPLLVHRRCPPSEVPARVAELMSLVGLAPRFVRKYPHEFSGGQRQRIAIARALALEPKLIIADEPVSALDVSIQAQILNLLSELGRKMNLSMIFIAHDLSVVKHISDRIAVMYLGKIVELGPAIAVIERPRHPYTRALISAIPVPNPDAERARQRIVLAGDPPSPINPPAGCPFHPRCPFAQDKCLLAVPPLLPAGPDQQAACIRLDEI, from the coding sequence ATGCCTTCCCCGATCCTCGAACTCCACGACGTGAAAACGCACTTCCCGGTGCGCCAGGGTTTCGTGTTCAAACGCGAGATCGGCACGGTGAAAGCCGTTGACGGCGTGTCGCTGTCGATCGCGCGCGGTGAGGTGCTCGGGCTGGTCGGCGAGTCCGGCTGCGGCAAGTCCACTCTCGCCCGCACGATCCTGCAACTCGTGCCCACCACGTCGGGCACCGTGGTGCTCGAGGGGCGCAATCTCACCCACGCCTCCGCCGCGGAAGTGCGCGAGATCCGTCGCGACTTGCAGATGGTTTTTCAGGATCCCTACGCGTCGCTTAATCCGCGAATGACCGTCTATGCGACACTCGCCGAACCGCTGCTGGTGCATCGGCGCTGCCCGCCGTCCGAAGTGCCGGCCCGCGTCGCCGAGCTCATGTCACTGGTCGGACTCGCGCCGCGCTTCGTGCGCAAGTATCCGCACGAATTCTCCGGTGGACAACGCCAGCGCATCGCGATCGCGCGCGCCCTCGCGCTCGAGCCCAAGCTCATCATCGCGGACGAGCCGGTCTCCGCGCTCGACGTGTCGATTCAGGCGCAGATCTTGAATCTTCTTTCCGAACTCGGGCGGAAGATGAACCTGTCGATGATCTTTATCGCGCACGACCTGTCGGTCGTGAAGCACATCTCCGATCGCATCGCGGTGATGTATCTCGGCAAGATCGTCGAACTCGGGCCGGCGATTGCCGTGATCGAGCGTCCGCGGCATCCTTACACCCGCGCGCTGATCAGTGCCATTCCGGTGCCCAATCCCGACGCCGAGCGCGCGCGGCAGCGCATCGTGCTCGCCGGCGATCCACCGTCACCGATCAATCCTCCTGCGGGCTGCCCATTCCACCCGCGCTGTCCGTTTGCTCAGGACAAATGTCTCCTCGCCGTCCCGCCGCTGCTTCCAGCGGGTCCCGACCAACAGGCTGCGTGCATCCGGCTCGACGAGATCTGA
- the thrB gene encoding homoserine kinase, protein MNRARHTVSVRVPASTSNCGAGFDSQGLALSLYNRVTLTRTQGLVPLPEQPVDESTHALVVQSAERFWRVAGTVPVGFYYRIEGEVPAARGLGSSATIIAGVLVGLDSLHETRLPRPAMVKIATAVEGNPENVSASLLGGFTVSRTDPATGEYVDAVRVTVPREIAFVVASPSMELRTVESRGALPPTLPFADAVKSLNSASFFAAAFVAGDYEKLRQAVGDFVHEPYRLPKIPGAGAAIDAGIEAGALTGWLSGSGSSVLCVCYRANAEPIAASMCAAFWRESMPCEARVLSADNDGARVERA, encoded by the coding sequence ATGAACCGAGCGCGGCATACCGTGAGCGTGCGTGTGCCGGCGAGCACGTCGAACTGCGGAGCCGGGTTCGATTCGCAGGGGCTGGCGTTGAGCCTCTACAACCGCGTGACCCTGACCCGGACGCAGGGCCTCGTCCCGCTCCCGGAGCAGCCGGTGGACGAATCTACGCACGCGCTGGTGGTGCAAAGCGCGGAGCGGTTCTGGCGTGTGGCGGGAACAGTGCCGGTGGGATTTTATTACCGGATCGAGGGCGAGGTGCCGGCGGCCCGAGGCTTGGGCTCGAGCGCCACGATCATTGCGGGCGTACTGGTCGGGCTCGACTCGCTGCACGAAACGCGGCTGCCGCGCCCGGCGATGGTGAAGATTGCAACCGCGGTCGAAGGCAATCCGGAGAACGTCAGCGCCAGCCTGCTCGGTGGCTTCACGGTCTCGCGCACGGACCCGGCGACCGGCGAATACGTGGATGCCGTGCGCGTGACGGTGCCGCGTGAGATCGCGTTCGTCGTCGCGTCGCCGAGCATGGAGTTGCGCACCGTGGAATCGCGCGGTGCGCTGCCGCCGACCCTGCCGTTTGCCGATGCCGTGAAGAGCCTCAACAGTGCCTCGTTTTTCGCGGCGGCGTTCGTGGCGGGCGACTACGAAAAGCTGCGTCAGGCGGTCGGGGATTTCGTGCATGAGCCTTACCGATTGCCAAAAATTCCGGGAGCGGGGGCGGCGATCGATGCGGGGATCGAGGCCGGTGCGTTGACGGGCTGGCTCAGCGGAAGTGGTTCGAGCGTGCTTTGCGTCTGCTATCGGGCGAATGCGGAGCCGATCGCGGCGTCGATGTGCGCGGCTTTTTGGCGCGAATCGATGCCCTGTGAAGCCCGCGTGCTGAGCGCGGACAACGACGGCGCCCGGGTCGAGCGGGCCTGA
- a CDS encoding ABC transporter ATP-binding protein, whose protein sequence is MPLLTVTDLRTTFHTRTGVYRAVDGVSFSVERGETLGIVGESGSGKSVTCYSLLGLVPQPPGRIESGTAVFDGIDLLHSPTAQVRAIRGKRIAMIFQDPMTSLNPYLRISEQLIEPLLIHERISRRAALSRAQATLESVGIHDAARRLHGYPHEFSGGMRQRVMIAMALITKPELLIADEPTTALDVTVQAQILELIKSMQRELGMAVIFVTHDLAVVSGLCDRVQVMYAGRIVEAADTRTLFYSPRHPYTRALQRSIPALQPKGAALYTIPGLPPDLSKPLPGCPFAPRCEFVRDKCVANVPPLLEVAPGHAHACLRAQQGEI, encoded by the coding sequence ATGCCTCTGCTGACGGTCACCGATCTCCGCACCACCTTCCATACCCGCACAGGCGTTTATCGGGCGGTGGACGGAGTGAGCTTCTCCGTCGAGCGCGGAGAAACACTCGGTATCGTCGGCGAATCCGGTTCGGGTAAATCCGTCACCTGCTACTCGCTACTGGGGCTGGTGCCGCAGCCGCCCGGCCGCATCGAAAGTGGCACGGCGGTCTTCGACGGCATCGACCTGCTGCACAGCCCGACGGCCCAAGTACGCGCGATTCGCGGCAAGCGCATCGCGATGATCTTTCAGGACCCGATGACCTCGTTGAATCCGTATCTCCGGATCTCCGAGCAGCTCATCGAGCCGCTGTTGATTCACGAACGAATCTCCCGCCGCGCCGCCCTGTCGCGCGCGCAGGCCACGCTCGAATCCGTCGGCATCCACGATGCCGCACGCCGCCTGCACGGTTATCCGCACGAGTTTTCCGGCGGCATGCGTCAGCGGGTAATGATCGCGATGGCGCTCATCACCAAGCCGGAGTTGCTGATCGCGGACGAGCCGACGACCGCGCTCGACGTCACGGTGCAGGCGCAGATTCTGGAGCTGATCAAGTCAATGCAGCGCGAGCTGGGCATGGCGGTGATTTTCGTCACCCACGACCTCGCCGTCGTCTCCGGGCTCTGCGACCGCGTGCAGGTGATGTATGCCGGTCGTATCGTCGAGGCGGCTGACACGCGCACGCTCTTCTACTCCCCACGTCATCCGTACACGCGCGCGCTGCAGCGCTCGATTCCGGCGCTGCAGCCGAAGGGCGCGGCGCTCTACACGATTCCCGGGCTGCCGCCCGATCTCTCCAAACCGCTGCCCGGTTGCCCGTTCGCGCCGCGCTGCGAATTCGTTCGCGACAAGTGCGTGGCCAATGTGCCGCCGTTGCTCGAAGTCGCACCCGGGCACGCGCACGCCTGCCTCCGCGCACAACAAGGGGAAATATAG
- a CDS encoding glycosyltransferase family 9 protein yields the protein MSTSPRSLTPLVIRFGAFGDMVLMIPVLKALQQRYGAPCDLLGSGPWTEPLLQRVPSCGERFYLTSRRAPYWFNRSQRELVRWLRRRPAGPVYVFEPDEKPLSLLRRAGIAPEWICTLRDFPRRPGEHILAHSVRLARTTPPGLSSALSTLDSHPSMPDTRPELTEADRRDCAEWLAQRGLGEAPLVLLQPGNKKTMKGGDRRRASNVDYWSESNWAAVIAGVRAALPTAHVILCGVPSEQPLAEEIAALAAAHRDSVVVASSELPIPRLLALQERAHSMISVNTGPAHSAAAMGCPLLVMFTRHAHRAADLYAPVPTTAAVQILQPAEAAPNPGLGSITPETVVAAWRTLPAR from the coding sequence ATGTCCACGTCTCCCCGTTCCCTCACGCCTTTGGTGATTCGTTTCGGTGCATTCGGCGACATGGTGCTGATGATCCCCGTGCTGAAGGCGCTCCAGCAGCGCTACGGCGCTCCTTGCGATCTGCTGGGTTCCGGCCCGTGGACCGAGCCGCTGCTGCAACGCGTGCCCTCCTGCGGCGAACGCTTCTATCTCACCAGCCGTCGCGCGCCCTACTGGTTCAACCGCAGTCAGCGCGAACTCGTGCGCTGGTTGCGACGACGACCGGCCGGGCCCGTCTACGTCTTCGAGCCGGATGAGAAGCCGCTCTCGCTCTTGCGGCGCGCCGGCATCGCGCCCGAGTGGATCTGCACGCTGCGCGATTTTCCGCGTCGACCCGGCGAACACATTCTCGCGCACTCGGTCCGCCTCGCCCGGACCACGCCTCCCGGTCTCAGCTCTGCTCTCTCGACTCTGGACTCTCATCCTTCCATGCCTGATACCCGCCCGGAGTTGACCGAGGCGGACCGTCGCGATTGCGCCGAGTGGCTCGCGCAGCGCGGACTCGGCGAGGCTCCGCTGGTGCTGCTCCAACCCGGCAACAAAAAAACGATGAAGGGCGGCGACCGTCGCCGCGCGAGCAACGTCGATTACTGGTCCGAATCGAACTGGGCCGCCGTGATCGCCGGCGTGCGCGCCGCGCTGCCCACGGCTCACGTGATTCTTTGTGGCGTCCCCTCGGAACAGCCCCTCGCCGAGGAAATCGCCGCGCTGGCGGCCGCCCACCGCGACTCGGTCGTGGTCGCTTCGAGCGAGCTGCCGATTCCGCGGTTGCTCGCGCTGCAGGAGCGCGCCCACAGCATGATCAGCGTCAACACCGGTCCAGCGCACTCCGCCGCCGCGATGGGTTGCCCGCTGCTCGTGATGTTTACGCGTCACGCCCATCGTGCGGCGGACCTCTATGCACCGGTGCCCACGACGGCCGCGGTGCAGATCCTCCAGCCCGCTGAGGCCGCGCCCAATCCGGGACTAGGTTCCATCACGCCCGAAACCGTGGTGGCTGCCTGGCGCACATTGCCCGCGCGCTGA
- a CDS encoding small basic protein: protein MSQHKSLQGSSGIVIKRNVLKRFERVDILKKRGQWKAGDRVQGLRKTKPDV, encoded by the coding sequence ATGTCACAGCACAAAAGTCTCCAAGGCTCCTCCGGTATCGTGATCAAACGCAACGTCCTGAAGCGTTTCGAGCGCGTCGATATCCTCAAAAAGCGCGGTCAGTGGAAAGCGGGCGACCGCGTCCAGGGCCTCCGCAAGACCAAGCCCGACGTCTGA